The proteins below are encoded in one region of Mya arenaria isolate MELC-2E11 chromosome 15, ASM2691426v1:
- the LOC128218934 gene encoding uncharacterized protein LOC128218934: MKMLMNNSFNVLTILEFPKAPKLKLSRQIIDGQETWDDRQFYCSGELGPEGTLTIEWTINGTFVPLLSDNDTDNDVAFIKVDRIDHQTSTCNNEVAIPFAFKTAYVNSELHGKRLRCKTSPSAGLGLDVLYSNEEEIKVINSSFCKERDDGYYNHPFHCNLYIQCYSTNIAGMHECQDRNCWDASDGVCKQCDQLVVGCQGEVTTTTPDPTLEQINCLPLQISVLNDTRPNDVYCSLVNVEQINILNITKNGNLLQSIHSPSGIHTFGDFISASVATGAINVTFGTAFCEDEGKYLIELNNDTRAEFSLRVVSNAEIPILNITSRPKLNQILKLTCAAILGRGPGGRERTQVVLQRRKNSAPFEEYGTTHMSDCSTSPCVCFVEAEYLVLLTDSWNETDVRCALKNTSTNVIEEDLTSSESRIILGDTEIYFTDVNKTATVGTPVELICKLQNGQGDQGVKITRTSDNLNCAVDSNMNQIHCDVGYSVSSDMSGDLQVVIITIESMSCIDESEYHCTAVKDSSSYASLRLMAQADPKEPILFMPMTTVENIPTPYTQVDNLWCIANIGSDTNRVVQIEIQRSSESEFSVFNLKTAEPLDTTPGNCEINVTITYKGIKFDNSYNNSKIRCSVYQNSSSTEPMVSSPMYNVTLLPESICNEVTNTELVLRYPFSYLGSCRKYVRCLASGLIYVRECGSTLCPVITNNGTTYVCDYGCSSC; this comes from the exons atgaaaatgttaatgaaCAATTCATTCAATGTATTGACCATTTTAGAATTTCCAAAAGCACCTAAATTGAAGTTATCACGACAAATTATTGACGGTCAAGAGACATGGGATGACAGACAGTTTTATTGTTCTGGAGAACTTGGCCCGGAAGGAACTTTAACAATAGAATGGACCATAAATGGAACGTTTGTACCACTTCTTAGTGATAACGACACAGACAACGATGTTGCTTTTATAAAAGTGGATCGGATTGATCACCAAACAAGCACATGCAACAATGAGGTTGCAATTCCCTTTGCATTCAAAACTGCTTACGTTAATAGTGAGCTGCATGGCAAACGTTTACGTTGTAAAACATCCCCGTCGGCCGGTCTAGGGTTAGACGTACTGTACTCGAATGAGGAAGAAATTAAAGTCATAAACA GTTCATTCTGTAAGGAAAGAGACGATGGATACTACAATCACCCATTCCATTGCAACCTTTATATACAATGCTACTCTACCAATATTGCCGGAATGCATGAATGTCAAGACAGAAACTGTTGGGATGCATCTGATGGAGTCTGCAAACAATGCGACCAGCTTGTTGTTGGATGTCAGGGCGAAG TTACAACGACAACCCCAGATCCAACATTAGAGC aaataaactGCCTCCCGTTACAAATATCCGTCTTAAATGACACCCGCCCGAACGACGTATATTGTAGCCTGGtaaatgttgaacaaataaacattttgaatataacCAAGAACGGAAATCTGCTGCAGAGCATACATTCGCCTTCAGGAATACACACTTTTGGGGATTTTATAAGCGCAAGTGTTGCAACGGGTGCCATAAACGTAACGTTTGGGACAGCTTTTTGCGAAGACGAAGGCAAATACTTGATAGAGTTGAACAATGATACCAGGGCCGAATTCAGTTTACGGGTCGTTT CTAATGCTGAGATCCCGATACTGAATATAACCTCACGGCCAAAGCTGAATCAGATTCTGAAGCTGACATGTGCAGCAATACTTGGACGCGGACCGGGTGGAAGAGAAAGAACGCAGGTTGTGCTGCAAAGGCGAAAG AACAGTGCAccattcgaagaatatggaacAACTCATATGTCTGACTGTTCAACTTCCCCGTGCGTGTGTTTCGTGGAGGCTGAATATTTAGTACTTCTCACCGATTCTTGGAATGAAACAGACGTTAGATGTGCGTTGAAAAATACCAGCACAAACGTGATCGAAGAAGATCTTACATCATCGGAATCGAGAATCATTTTAGGCGACACAG aaatatattttacggACGTAAACAAGACTGCGACAGTAGGTACTCCAGTGGAACTAATTTGCAAACTTCAAAACGGACAAGGAGATCAGGGAGTGAAAATTACTAGAACATCTGACAACTTAAATTGCGCGGTGGATAGCAACATGAACCAGATACATTGTGATGTGGGTTATTCAGTGTCAAGTGACATGTCAGGCGATCTCCAAGTTGTTATCATTACGATTGAGTCAATGAGTTGCATCGACGAGAGTGAATACCACTGCACAGCTGTAAAGGATTCGTCATCGTATGCGTCCTTACGTTTGATGGCACAAG CGGACCCGAAGGAACCTATCCTGTTCATGCCAATGACGACTGTGGAAAATATACCAACTCCTTATACACAAGTAGACAATTTGTGGTGCATTGCAAACATCGGGTCTGACACAAATCGTGTAGTTCAAATTGAAATCCAAAGAAGCAGTGAATCCGAATTTAGTGTTTTTAATCTTAAGACAGCTGAACCACTAGATACAACGCCAGGAAACTGTGAAATAAACGTCACAATAACATACAAAGGAATTAAATTCGATAATTCCTACAATAATTCCAAAATACGATGCAGTGTCTACCAGAATTCATCATCTACTGAGCCTATGGTATCATCTCCAATGTACAATGTTACACTCCTTCCAG AATCAATATGCAACGAAGTAACTAACACAGAACTGGTTTTGCGTTATCCATTCTCCTATCTTGGTTCATGTCGGAAATACGTCCGATGTTTAGCTTCTGGTTTGATTTATGTACGAGAATGTGGCTCAACACTGTGCCCAGTAATTACGAACAATGGGACCACTTATGTTTGTGATTATGGATGTAGTAGCTgttaa